The Solanum dulcamara chromosome 2, daSolDulc1.2, whole genome shotgun sequence region TGTAATGGTTAAGTGGAAACAGGATATTAGGGTCAGAGTAAAGCATCAATTCAGACTTTACAAGAACATTTCTCCCAGATATTGATGGATGAAACTTGGATGTGATATTTGCACAGTTGTGTCTAAGAAACAGAGCAAAACATTAGCAGTCAACTTAAACCTTAATagttcttgatttttaaatcaaGGTATACAATATCAGCATAAAAACATCAACAAAAACTAAATATACAGTACTCTTTAAAATAGTTCAAATTTAAACCGTATCTGTCATTTAGACAGTACAAAACTTTAATGGAGGATTTCCTTATGGAGCATATAGTCTGTTGTCAATCTTCAGCTCTTTCTACTTATTAGTTGGCCTGACCTCCCAGATTTTGACGTAACCTGACTGAGCTGATGGTGATGTAGCCATTGTTTGCTGCTGAGATAGAGACATGTTAGCTTCTGCACTGTTATTCCTGCCAAGAGCCAATATTCCAGGCTGTCCTTGTTGAGTCATCCCTGGAGTAGGCATCATTCTGCCAATTTCCAAAGGCATACTACTACCCATTCCACTTGGCACATTCTGGTGCATGCCTATCCCTCTTGGCATCATTTGAGACCCAGAAAAATTTCCTTGACTCATTACAGGTGCTGCTAGACTGCCTGCATCAATGCCTCCTTGGATATTACTCAACAGTTGTCCCGAAGGCATACCAGTATGCATTCCAGTTGGCACATTCCGGTGCATGCCTATCCCGCTTTGCATCATTTGAGACCCGGGAAGATTTCCTCGACTCATTACAGGTACTGTTTGACTGCCTGCACCAGTGCCTCCTAGGATATTGCTCAATGGTTGGGACATGCAAAGGTTAGAATTCCCAAATATACTGGGAGCCATCAAAGTTAATGATGCAGGACCGAAGTTTTGAGATATCTGATCAGTTCTGGCAATTGGAGCAAACCCAGATATTGATGTGAAACCTAGTTGCCCCGATGTTAATACAGTTGGAGCAGTAGATATAGCAGAAGCCACTTCATTCAATATTCCGACATTAGCAGCTGCACCACTAAATGGAAGACCTAAGGACTGTGTCATCACACTGACAATAGGTGTTGTTTCCTTAGTATTCTCATTATTCGGAACCATCTCCTCTGAAATAGAAATAGGTAAACCACTTTGCAAGCTTGCAGCAACTTGAGAAGTAGGATGAGCAATAGGAATATGTGGAGGTGCAGGACTACAAACAGAGGTCGCCATGGCGGGCTCCTGAAGAAATATGTAATAAGATCATGACATTCACAATGCTTTGTGGAGTTTTAGCAAAGCTAATACCTCATTCAAATGACAAGCAAAGAATCAAGTTATTGAATCTTACGATATTTACCGGTGCAGCAGGAATATTTCCAGCTGAAATGGGTTGTTGATTCATAACTGAAAGGTGCATGAAAAAGAATTAGAACTCCTTCAACAAAACTCCGTGAATTGCTAATATATCATAGGATGCTCTACATGATATTTATGAACCAACAACTATCGAAATTGAAGTAGTTTACATATGTTACATAAGAGATTCATTAATTTGGACTTGCATTAATTTGAAGTGAGAAGTAAGACGGTATTCAAGCAGAGATACAACTCAACCCAACTTCAGAAAAGGACAACGATAGATGAcgttaagaagaagaagaaaaaggtcCGACTACTTTTATGCCTCAAACAATTGAGACAAGGGGATGGACATATATTAGCAATAGAGGAACTGTAACCATAAAGCAACCAGTCATCTATCTAACATGTTACCTCAACATCAGCAATTGAAACAAATTAATCAGCAACCGCATAAGGAAGaacaaaatggaaaaaatagagTGAAAGCATTCACATTAATCCTGAATTGTGATGGTTCACTATCATCATCACTCATGATCATCTACTGTTATGCTTCTACTATTAacactactattactattagtattattatttggTTTTTCTTTTGTCTGGATTTGATCAAGACAACGAAAAGTTTAAGATGTTAAACCCAACCCAACTTATATCAGGCCAATAAACTTATTCCAGAAATGTGAGATATGCTGTGGTATTTCTAACTTCACTATTGTGTCAAATGGTTGGTCTATTTTACAGATCACCAAACCAAACTTGCAGATGCAGTGCAGCACTTGTTGTCAACCGCACCCTTTCATTCATTCATCCATTCATTCAATTATTGACTTCTCCTCTAGAGGGTACTTCTCATTTTATATTCACAAAATAATCTTCTTTCAACAGAAAAAGGACATCTAAAATGAATCAGGCATACCTATAACACTATCCAGAGAAACATTCATACCAGGCAAGTGTGCAAGAGAGAGATCCAGAATTTGTCTGACCTGATGAATTAGCTGGCCCGGAAATTGGAGGCACAGAAGTCATATCCATTTCAACCAGGCTCTGGTTTGGCGCCAAACTTTCCATTTCAGTGTGACTGAAAGCAGCACAATCCCTGCTGAAATTTTCCGAAattaatacaagaaaattcggaTTCTTAGACGTATCAACAGGCGGGTCAGCTGCTTGCGGATCGTGTTTTCCCTGGATCAAGACAAGTTCACACTTAGTATAGGAAACTACAATGAAGGGGCAGTACGTTTCCTACTTCAAATCACCAGCACTAAAACTTAACCAGATTAGCATTTGCATGCCAAGTCAGCAGGATTTAAATTTATTCTTCTGAATGATGAAAGGATTTAAAGACAGAAATCACGACTTAGTATGTCGAGCAAGAATATTAGCATGAGGAATTtcaagatatcaaaatagaaaccAATAACTTATCCATAATGCCCTGAAAGCCTTCACAGCATCTAAAGATACTTATACTCTTTACCAAGTTGTCACGCTTCTCCGTGATGAAGCTAGAAATTTCTCCACTCATGGGGTGTTTCGCATTCTCAATTTTGGGTTCTTAAAGGGAAGCATCATTCTCTCAACGGTAACAACTTTAAATTGGCAACAAAGTTTGCAGGAACCTACTTTCTGGAGCACTTGGTAAATCTTTACTTATGATAAACAAGCACAATGAGTTTGAAATAATTGGGACTATACACTTCACCTTAAATCACCTTTCTCTATTAAAGACAAAACAATAACAAATGATAACAGCGTGTAGACTAATAAATACTGGTGGAGCTAAGTGGAGTAATTAAATCCCCTTTGTTAAAAAAATGTGCTATGCATATAGGACAATAACTATTTCGTTTGGTATATATAAACTGTGGAATCCCCTTGATATAAGGAAAAAGTCTAGTGAAGTTGCAACGAACGATCAAATAGTGCTTTAGATCACAAGTTCAAATCCCAATGTAACATTTTATTGTTTTCTTCAATCCCCGATTCCCCCGGTATAAATTCCTGGCTTTGCCACTGCTATCAAATTGAGATTTGCTATCCTAAATCCACAGTTTTGAACAATTGGGATGCTCCTGATGGCTTAGCCACCCAAGGAGAAAACTTGAGTTCCTCTAACAACATTCCATGTAACTTAAGATTATGTGCACCCATtggaagaaacaaaaaaaactcTATGGTATCATCACTTTACCAGCTGTATCCTCTACATTGAACTATTATAGATGAGGCCCAAATTTAGCAACTCTTTAATTAAAAAGAGGGTGACACAATTAATCCTACAGGAGTTTGAATGGACATGCAAACAGTAATTATTGTGTATCACTTCAACATATAGTCAACAGGTTTTGACCCTAAAAACAAGGGGAAAAGCTCAATGAAAACTTGTTCATAATTACCGCATTATATATTGCTCTTAATTTCGGAAGCTTCCTTGGGCATATAACAGAGAGGGAAACAGAGCactgcaagaaaagaaaagcatTCAGCAGAGGAATAGGAGGGAAGCACCATGGTTTTGAAGAGAAAAGGGTTATCAACCAGTACCTGAGGAAATGCCTTTGCAACTATCTCAGCATCAGCTAGTCGAAGACTGGTATGTGCTTCAATATTTCCACTCTGCTCCAGATTCAGCATAGCTGGATAATAAACTGGTGTAGGCAATGGATAAGGGTTACTTGCGGCAACAAGTATGCAATGTCTTTGCCCATCAGCATTTTGTTGAGTTTGTTGGCTTCCATTGAATGAAGAAAACATCTGAATGAAAAATCAGTCAAGTGAAATACTATGTGAGCATAGTAGGAGCAGTTCAGTTTACATTGCACTCCAACATAGACACAAATTCCATCTACTACATAATCAATTTCTCCTACAGTACGATATAGGTTGTTAACAAACTTGGGGCTGTTAGTATTGGCAACCATTTGTCCGGTTTTTATACCAAACAATCACAGTGACCAACTCCAAAAAGAAAACAGCACATTGGTATTTCTGTTTCAACATCAGAAGCTTTTGTGACTTGTTGGCTTTTGCCCTAAACCCACCCCCTCTTCATCCTTCCTTCAACGCATTTCTGAACACTtcttttcttggatttttccggtcttcttttatttttatttttaaaaagttttgcTTTCCCCAATTCACATCTAGTTTATACAGAAGAACTTTTAAATAAAAGGTGAAAAGGTTTAGTCAGTTTAAATCTGATTTAAACTAAAAGCACTtccttttaataaatcaaatttcAATGTATTAATCACCAAGATGGCCCCAAACAAAAAGGGGGTATTTCTTTATATATTCACCAATTTCGAAAGTCTCTAATATGTTTTAGGGCTTTGTGATAGCTTctacccaaaaaaataaaaagagcaaAACCGAAACTCCCAAAAAtaaaaccaaaatcaatctTCACAAAACCAAATCCAAacactcttcttctttttttcctgaAGGAAAAAAGCCAAAACTAACTTGACAAGCAAATACCAAAACCAAGCACCACCTGGGTGAATTGATATACTTCAACATTGTGAGAGCAGAGATAAAGCTTTTTTAACTCTTCATGACCAAATAAAGTACTAGTAAATTTAAGTTGGCGGACATTTATGTGAACCAACTAATGCAGCTACTGGCATGCTAAACCAGTTCAGGAAACATGGGGAGGATATACGAGAATCCAAACCAGATCTTTCCTTAATGGAAAAGGTTTATGATCTTCAAAGCATCAAGTTCACATAACAATACTAAATTATGACATGTTGACTGTTGAGCGACATATGTATACTCTTTTACATCCTCCAACAATTACTTCAATTCACTACTAACAAAGTCAAATATATAAGCCCATTCAAACTTACTAATCTCGTCTTCTTTTGGCAAGGTAAAGTAACTTTCTAATCCAAGTCAATGCACAAGTCAAACTATATCTACAATGTATCATAAATGAGTATAACTTATTGTTACCATATGAAGCACACGTCAAACCAGTATATGAACTGGGAAGGGAAAAGAACTCTGGTTCAATAAAGATGAAATAAACCGATGCAAAACAGTTGAATCTACGCAGTGACAAGGCAGAAATACATTTCTGCTGATTTCACTCCTCtataaaatatcatatgatCAATACGACATTCAAATAAACAGAAGGCAGTAAAAACAAGCAATAATTTACTGGCTAATTGTCTAAAATAACTGTGATTTCTACACATCTACAAACTTTTAGGTGAAAATGAAACTTATCCTTACTATCCTGAACAGCAGTAGCATAGTAAAGAGCAACAACTACTACGCCTCAATCCCAAGTTAGCTAGAATGGCGAATAATGGTACagaatatagaaaaaaataaaatcgatAATCATATGGACCTCACAGAGAACTCCCTAGAAAGCAAAGGAAGCACAAAGAGGAAAGCGTGTCATAGAAAATAAAACAGTAAGAGATGTGTAAATAATACCAAGCAAAACAAAACTACTGCTCATAATACCAGAAATGCTCACATCCTAAACAGTAAAACACACCATTAATGCTGA contains the following coding sequences:
- the LOC129879988 gene encoding mediator of RNA polymerase II transcription subunit 25-like isoform X7, which produces MLQRSGWTRNIDVFFQWLSALPFSGGGFNDVAAAEGLASALMMFSSFNGSQQTQQNADGQRHCILVAASNPYPLPTPVYYPAMLNLEQSGNIEAHTSLRLADAEIVAKAFPQCSVSLSVICPRKLPKLRAIYNAGKHDPQAADPPVDTSKNPNFLVLISENFSRDCAAFSHTEMESLAPNQSLVEMDMTSVPPISGPANSSVMNQQPISAGNIPAAPVNIEPAMATSVCSPAPPHIPIAHPTSQVAASLQSGLPISISEEMVPNNENTKETTPIVSVMTQSLGLPFSGAAANVGILNEVASAISTAPTVLTSGQLGFTSISGFAPIARTDQISQNFGPASLTLMAPSIFGNSNLCMSQPLSNILGGTGAGSQTVPVMSRGNLPGSQMMQSGIGMHRNVPTGMHTGMPSGQLLSNIQGGIDAGSLAAPVMSQGNFSGSQMMPRGIGMHQNVPSGMGSSMPLEIGRMMPTPGMTQQGQPGILALGRNNSAEANMSLSQQQTMATSPSAQSGYVKIWETQLCKYHIQVSSINIWEKCSCKV
- the LOC129879988 gene encoding mediator of RNA polymerase II transcription subunit 25-like isoform X1, encoding MRTHGGQTVHRCSFMRRRNYWNFPAKSRFELRRLKITRSFTGADSIEQNPSAGDVELSLVVFNVHDSYSACMLQRSGWTRNIDVFFQWLSALPFSGGGFNDVAAAEGLASALMMFSSFNGSQQTQQNADGQRHCILVAASNPYPLPTPVYYPAMLNLEQSGNIEAHTSLRLADAEIVAKAFPQCSVSLSVICPRKLPKLRAIYNAGKHDPQAADPPVDTSKNPNFLVLISENFSRDCAAFSHTEMESLAPNQSLVEMDMTSVPPISGPANSSVMNQQPISAGNIPAAPVNIEPAMATSVCSPAPPHIPIAHPTSQVAASLQSGLPISISEEMVPNNENTKETTPIVSVMTQSLGLPFSGAAANVGILNEVASAISTAPTVLTSGQLGFTSISGFAPIARTDQISQNFGPASLTLMAPSIFGNSNLCMSQPLSNILGGTGAGSQTVPVMSRGNLPGSQMMQSGIGMHRNVPTGMHTGMPSGQLLSNIQGGIDAGSLAAPVMSQGNFSGSQMMPRGIGMHQNVPSGMGSSMPLEIGRMMPTPGMTQQGQPGILALGRNNSAEANMSLSQQQTMATSPSAQSGYVKIWETQLCKYHIQVSSINIWEKCSCKV
- the LOC129879988 gene encoding mediator of RNA polymerase II transcription subunit 25-like isoform X3, which gives rise to MRTHGGQTVHRCSFMRRRNYWNFPAKSRFELRRLKITRSFTGADSIEQNPSAGDVELSLVVFNVHDSYSACMLQRSGWTRNIDVFFQWLSALPFSGGGFNDVAAAEGLASALMMFSSFNGSQQTQQNADGQRHCILVAASNPYPLPTPVYYPAMLNLEQSGNIEAHTSLRLADAEIVAKAFPQCSVSLSVICPRKLPKLRAIYNAGKHDPQAADPPVDTSKNPNFLVLISENFSRDCAAFSHTEMESLAPNQSLVEMDMTSVPPISGPANSSVMNQQPISAGNIPAAPEPAMATSVCSPAPPHIPIAHPTSQVAASLQSGLPISISEEMVPNNENTKETTPIVSVMTQSLGLPFSGAAANVGILNEVASAISTAPTVLTSGQLGFTSISGFAPIARTDQISQNFGPASLTLMAPSIFGNSNLCMSQPLSNILGGTGAGSQTVPVMSRGNLPGSQMMQSGIGMHRNVPTGMHTGMPSGQLLSNIQGGIDAGSLAAPVMSQGNFSGSQMMPRGIGMHQNVPSGMGSSMPLEIGRMMPTPGMTQQGQPGILALGRNNSAEANMSLSQQQTMATSPSAQSGYVKIWETQLCKYHIQVSSINIWEKCSCKV
- the LOC129879988 gene encoding mediator of RNA polymerase II transcription subunit 25-like isoform X5; protein product: MRTHGGQTVHRCSFMRRRNYWNFPAKSRFELRRLKITRSGWTRNIDVFFQWLSALPFSGGGFNDVAAAEGLASALMMFSSFNGSQQTQQNADGQRHCILVAASNPYPLPTPVYYPAMLNLEQSGNIEAHTSLRLADAEIVAKAFPQCSVSLSVICPRKLPKLRAIYNAGKHDPQAADPPVDTSKNPNFLVLISENFSRDCAAFSHTEMESLAPNQSLVEMDMTSVPPISGPANSSVMNQQPISAGNIPAAPVNIEPAMATSVCSPAPPHIPIAHPTSQVAASLQSGLPISISEEMVPNNENTKETTPIVSVMTQSLGLPFSGAAANVGILNEVASAISTAPTVLTSGQLGFTSISGFAPIARTDQISQNFGPASLTLMAPSIFGNSNLCMSQPLSNILGGTGAGSQTVPVMSRGNLPGSQMMQSGIGMHRNVPTGMHTGMPSGQLLSNIQGGIDAGSLAAPVMSQGNFSGSQMMPRGIGMHQNVPSGMGSSMPLEIGRMMPTPGMTQQGQPGILALGRNNSAEANMSLSQQQTMATSPSAQSGYVKIWETQLCKYHIQVSSINIWEKCSCKV
- the LOC129879988 gene encoding mediator of RNA polymerase II transcription subunit 25-like isoform X6, producing the protein MRTHGGQTVHRCSFMRRRNYWNFPAKSRFELRRLKITRGWTRNIDVFFQWLSALPFSGGGFNDVAAAEGLASALMMFSSFNGSQQTQQNADGQRHCILVAASNPYPLPTPVYYPAMLNLEQSGNIEAHTSLRLADAEIVAKAFPQCSVSLSVICPRKLPKLRAIYNAGKHDPQAADPPVDTSKNPNFLVLISENFSRDCAAFSHTEMESLAPNQSLVEMDMTSVPPISGPANSSVMNQQPISAGNIPAAPVNIEPAMATSVCSPAPPHIPIAHPTSQVAASLQSGLPISISEEMVPNNENTKETTPIVSVMTQSLGLPFSGAAANVGILNEVASAISTAPTVLTSGQLGFTSISGFAPIARTDQISQNFGPASLTLMAPSIFGNSNLCMSQPLSNILGGTGAGSQTVPVMSRGNLPGSQMMQSGIGMHRNVPTGMHTGMPSGQLLSNIQGGIDAGSLAAPVMSQGNFSGSQMMPRGIGMHQNVPSGMGSSMPLEIGRMMPTPGMTQQGQPGILALGRNNSAEANMSLSQQQTMATSPSAQSGYVKIWETQLCKYHIQVSSINIWEKCSCKV
- the LOC129879988 gene encoding mediator of RNA polymerase II transcription subunit 25-like isoform X2; the encoded protein is MRTHGGQTVHRCSFMRRRNYWNFPAKSRFELRRLKITRSFTGADSIEQNPSAGDVELSLVVFNVHDSYSACMLQRSGWTRNIDVFFQWLSALPFSGGGFNDVAAAEGLASALMMFSSFNGSQQTQQNADGQRHCILVAASNPYPLPTPVYYPAMLNLEQSGNIEAHTSLRLADAEIVAKAFPQCSVSLSVICPRKLPKLRAIYNAGKHDPQAADPPVDTSKNPNFLVLISENFSRDCAAFSHTEMESLAPNQSLVEMDMTSVPPISGPANSSVMNQQPISAGNIPAAPVNIEPAMATSVCSPAPPHIPIAHPTSQVAASLQSGLPISISEEMVPNNENTKETTPIVSVMTQSLGLPFSGAAANVGILNEVASAISTAPTVLTSGQLGFTSISGFAPIARTDQISQNFGPASLTLMAPSIFGNSNLCMSQPLSNILGGTGAGSQTVPVMSRGNLPGSQMMQSGIGMHRNVPTGMHTGMPSGQLLSNIQGGIDAGSLAAPVMSQGNFSGSQMMPRGIGMHQNVPSGMGSSMPLEIGRMMPTPGMTQQGQPGILALGRNNSAEANMSLSQQQTMATSPSAQSGYVKIWEGNLSIVKRHEPEHISRLQVCLN
- the LOC129879988 gene encoding mediator of RNA polymerase II transcription subunit 25-like isoform X4, translated to MGPYWKTIVSDYLEKMIRSFTGADSIEQNPSAGDVELSLVVFNVHDSYSACMLQRSGWTRNIDVFFQWLSALPFSGGGFNDVAAAEGLASALMMFSSFNGSQQTQQNADGQRHCILVAASNPYPLPTPVYYPAMLNLEQSGNIEAHTSLRLADAEIVAKAFPQCSVSLSVICPRKLPKLRAIYNAGKHDPQAADPPVDTSKNPNFLVLISENFSRDCAAFSHTEMESLAPNQSLVEMDMTSVPPISGPANSSVMNQQPISAGNIPAAPVNIEPAMATSVCSPAPPHIPIAHPTSQVAASLQSGLPISISEEMVPNNENTKETTPIVSVMTQSLGLPFSGAAANVGILNEVASAISTAPTVLTSGQLGFTSISGFAPIARTDQISQNFGPASLTLMAPSIFGNSNLCMSQPLSNILGGTGAGSQTVPVMSRGNLPGSQMMQSGIGMHRNVPTGMHTGMPSGQLLSNIQGGIDAGSLAAPVMSQGNFSGSQMMPRGIGMHQNVPSGMGSSMPLEIGRMMPTPGMTQQGQPGILALGRNNSAEANMSLSQQQTMATSPSAQSGYVKIWETQLCKYHIQVSSINIWEKCSCKV